A stretch of the Lactuca sativa cultivar Salinas chromosome 9, Lsat_Salinas_v11, whole genome shotgun sequence genome encodes the following:
- the LOC128129246 gene encoding uncharacterized protein LOC128129246, with product MDQTIHAIRVGCENCNGPHLTRDCDLDENGNKKVQVCYSSGDRYDEDWRRPKKEWLPYEEYKKAKEEKFRQKGRRFYQKEDPTQERKPSLEEMLTKFVAASEKRHSDHDVAIQETRTMLRNQQASIHNIETQLGQLAQQINQRSPGELPSKTENNPRGAHINIVTTRSGKIITPLAPIQTEASKESQKEEAKNQAENQNLQSDSSTRRVQHMDSASPLPNPKDQTPEKLYQPPFPYPTRAKKEKQEEEYQKFLDHIKALQINIPFIEAVVQMPKYSKFLKEPLTNRRKMEEVKKVVLNENCSTAMLNKLPKKKGDPGSLTLPCQFGNLATIHALADSGASVNLMPYSFFKKLDLPEPRPIRMVTVTFPRGICEDLLVKVDKFVFPADFIILDMEADPQVPIILGRPFRFTAFVCLIH from the coding sequence atggatcaaacgatccatgctattcGGGTGGGTTGTGAAAACTGCAATGGGCCTCATCTTACTAGAGATTGTGACTTAGATGAAAATGGCAACAAGAAGGTGCAAGTTTGTTACTCAAGTGGAGACCGATATGATGAAGATTGGCGAAGACCAAAGAAAGAGTGGCTcccttatgaagagtacaagaaggctaaggaggagaagtTCAGGCAGAAAGGAAGAAGGTTTTACCAAAAGGAGGATCCGACACAAGAaagaaaaccaagtttggaagAAATGCTCACCAAATTTGTAGCTGCTTCAGAAAAGAGACATAGTGATCATGATGTTGCAATTCAAGAAACAAGGACCATGCTTAGAAACCAGCAAGCATCTATCCACAACATAGAAACGCAACTAgggcaacttgctcaacaaatcaaccaaagaTCACCGGGCGAACTTCCTAGTAAAACCGAAAATAACCCACGAGGCGCGCACATAAATATAGTTACAACAAGAAGTGGGAAAATAATCACTCCCCTGGCCCCTATTCAGACTGAAGCATCCAAGGAATCACAGAAGGAGGAAGCAAAAAATCAAGCAGAAAATCAAAATCTCCAATCTGACAGCTCTACTCGCCGGGTACaacatatggactcggcgagtccactgccaAATCCAAAGGATCAGACCCCTGAAAAGCTTTACCAGCCTCCATTTCCATACCCAACCCGAGCTAAGAAAGAGAAGCAGGAAGAGGAGTACCAGAAGTTTCTAGATCATATCAAGgctcttcaaatcaacataccCTTCATCGAAGCTGTCGTACAAATGCCCAAATAttcaaagttccttaaggaacctCTCACTAACAGAAGGAAgatggaagaagtgaagaaggtaGTCCTCAATGAAAACTGCTCAACTGCTATGCTAAATAAGCTACCAAAGAAGAAGGGTGACCCGGGGAGCTTAACtttaccttgccaatttggcaacttggcTACCATTCATGCTTTGGCCGATTCGGGAGCAAGCGTAAACCTCATGCCATATTCATTCTTCAAGAAGCTTGATCTCCCGGAACCAAGACCAATTCGCATGGTGACAGTCACTTTCCCAAGAGGCATATGTGAAGACTTATTGGTCAAAGTGGACAAGTTTGTATTTCCCGCTGATTTCATCATTCTAGACATGGAGGCGGATCCACAAGTCccaatcatccttggaagacccttcaggttcactgcctttgtgtgcttaaTTCATTAa
- the LOC111920553 gene encoding putative 4-hydroxy-4-methyl-2-oxoglutarate aldolase 1: MALVTTAEVCDANPQLIVSGELRALQPVLQIYGRRQVFSGPVVTLKVFEDNVLVREFLEEKGNGRVLVVDGGGSLRCAILGGNPVVQAQNNGWAGIVVNGCVRDVDEINSCDIGVRALASHPVKANKKGIGEKHVAVMIGGTRISDGEYLYADTDGILISKTELSV, from the coding sequence ATGGCCTTGGTTACAACCGCGGAAGTATGCGACGCGAACCCGCAACTAATCGTGAGCGGTGAACTGCGTGCACTGCAACCCGTCCTGCAAATCTACGGGAGACGCCAAGTGTTCTCAGGTCCGGTTGTCACTCTGAAAGTCTTCGAAGACAATGTGTTAGTGCGTGAGTTTCTAGAAGAAAAGGGAAATGGGCGCGTTCTAGTGGTTGACGGTGGTGGAAGCTTACGGTGTGCCATACTGGGCGGCAATCCCGTGGTGCAAGCCCAAAATAAcgggtgggccggcattgtggtcaaTGGGTGCGTACGCGATGTTGATGAGATTAATAGCTGTGATATTGGTGTGAGAGCACTCGCGTCTCATCCCGTGAAGGCGAATAAGAAGGGGATTGGGGAGAAACATGTGGCGGTTATGATTGGTGGGACGAGGATTTCGGATGGGGAGTATTTGTATGCGGATACCGATGGGATTTTGATCTCCAAAACGGAGTTGTCTGTGTGA